GGCAACCCACAACCCTGAAGGAACCTCAGAGGAAGATGTCTGGACATTTCCAGGGTTCGGTGACCTGTGACGCTTGGACCAATGTGCACACAAGATTCGAGGCCACCGGCGCCCGAGAGGTCAACATCGCCGAAGACTGTACCGCCAAGCACCGCGCCATTTAGGTCCGCGTCGTTGAGGTTCGCGTAGCTGAGGTTGGCTTCGTCGAGGAATGCGGCACGAAGATCCGCGCCGCGGAGATCCGTGCCTCGGAGATTCGCGGTGCCGAGATACGCGCCTTGAAGGTTCGCGCGTCGGAGGTCCGCGCCTTGGAGGTTCCCGTCGCGGAGATTCGCAATGCCGAGGTCCGCGCTTTGGAGGTTCGCGTAGCGTAGATTCGCGTAGCGGAGGTCCGCGCCGCGGAGATCTGCGTCGCGGAGGTCCTCGGGGGGAAGGTCCGGCACGGACTCGGCTTCTTGGTAACGGCGGTTCCATTCTGCTATGCCTTCTTGGCCGCCTCGGAGAAGACGGAGCGCCTCGTGACGGTCCATGGTTCGCCCTCCTGGAGGGCAAGACTACCGCGGCGAGTTGCCGGGGTCCAGATCAGCGCGAGCGGAACCCGGATCGGCTACGCGGCCGCTTCCGATACCGGCACTCCCCACCGGCCGAGGATAGCCCCGGCGCCAGGCGCGAAGGATGGCCTGCTGCTCGGCGGTGGTCAGGGTAGGCGGGGCGAGGTGGGGCATGGGGACCTCCCGCCTGACAGGGCCATCGGTGGGGGAGGAAGTCAAGGGGAAGGGAAGCGCGCCGCAACGTGATGCCG
The Terriglobia bacterium genome window above contains:
- a CDS encoding toll/interleukin-1 receptor domain-containing protein, with product MDRHEALRLLRGGQEGIAEWNRRYQEAESVPDLPPEDLRDADLRGADLRYANLRYANLQSADLGIANLRDGNLQGADLRRANLQGAYLGTANLRGTDLRGADLRAAFLDEANLSYANLNDADLNGAVLGGTVFGDVDLSGAGGLESCVHIGPSVTGHRTLEMSRHLPLRFLQGCGLPDVLIDNIPALFHGAAIEFYSCFISYSSKDEEFARRLHADLQDKGIRCWFAAEDLKIGERTRVAIDEAIRLRDKVLLVLSDHSIGSGWVEREVKAGLAEEKRRDTTVLFPIRLDDAVFDCPYDWATGLRHERHIGDFKNWKNHDSYKQAFDRVVRDLKKPAAIAAAE